TCTGCCAGCATCAAGGGAAAATCCCAATGAAAAAAGTATTATCAGACTCCATAAAAACACAGGAAGATTTTGATAGATTTTGCAATCTATTCTTGAAAAAAGAGGTATCTCCCTTCGTTAAAGTGTACGATGCGCCAGGTCGCGATGGTGGAATTGACGCGGACTATACCGGACCTTATAAGGAAAAAGAGGGTACCTGGATCTTCCAGTACAAATTCTTTGACCCAACAAGGTATACAACCCAGCAGGCGCGTAGAAATTTCCTTTCAACAGTAATCGGTAGCAAACATAGAAAGGGTGAACTCGACAAGGCCGATGTGTTGCAGTGTGATCACTACGTCTTGATGACCAATACGTTCCTGACTGCAGGTAACAAGCGTAAAATTGAGGACATTAAGAACCAAAAAGGTTACGCCTTTTCGTTAACCTGTTGGGACGCTGAAGATCTTATCACAATGACCGATGAGTTTCCTTATCTCTTAAATTCATTCCGAGATCCCTATCTACCTGTTTTCCTTTCTTGGCAGGATATGTTCCGAAATCAAATTGCAGGACAAAATAGACTTTTAAGATACGACTATGAAACCTTCGGACGAGAGGACAAGATCGGTCAGTTTCAAACCTTCGTTCAAGATCCGGTTAAAAGACTGTTAATGGTATACGGTAGCGGCGGCATTGGAAAAACCAAGCTCGCTATTGAATTCGCAAAGGTGATCGAACGCGAGCATCCGGATTATGAGCCTCTCTTTGTTCAGATGGCAGAGGACAGTTTTGAAAGTGCTTTAGCAGACATTCCACCCAATCGTAAGTACATCTTTTTTGTAGATGATGCACATGACTTTATTGATAACCTCGGTGGTATCAGAATAGTCCTGAATAGTCCGGGATATAGCGAATCCAAAGTAGTTCTCATAACTCGGAAGCCGTTCAAAGCGTTTTTAGAGGGTAGTTTCCGAACTGCCTTACCAGATAATGCGGTTGATGAACTTGAAATCGGGAAACTCTCTTTGGAAAGAACGAAAGAATTTATCCACACCCATACGCGAATTCCCGACAATGCTATGTTGACTGGATTGGCGAAACTCGCGCGGGACACACCGTTAATCGCTGTCATGGTGATAGATTTGGTTAATAAAGACATTGGTCCGCTAAAGGACTTAACAAAAGATAAATTAATCGAACTTACCTTTGAATCCTACCTAAACGACAGCTTAAAAAAATATCCAGAATCCAGCGAGCGGCGGCGGAAATTGCTTAACTGGTTTAGCGGGATTGCACCAATTGACATGGAAAATAACCAAATACGCGATAAATTGGCAGAGATTCTCAAAGTGGAACCTTATGAAGTAGAGCAGTACCGCGATGATCTGAAAACCGATGGTTTACTTTTTCAGTATGGAGCGAAACAGCGTGTCTTTCCTGATGCACTCAGCGACTATATTTTACGGAAAGCATGTTTTCTGTCCAGTGGGAGACCGTCTTCTTTTCACAAAAACCTGTTGAAGGAATTTTTACCACTTCTCCCTGTTAAGGTGGTCATCAATCTCGCTCGTGTGGAAAACATCGTTGGTGAAAAAAGCCTTCTTGATGAACACGTCGCCTCACTTAAAGCTCGGGCCCGGGAAAGTGATAACTTTGCTCGGATGAATATATTGGAGCAGATGGAAGGTATTAGTTATTTTCGGCCGGATGATGCAATTGATATTTTCAATATTATTTTGGATGACCCTAAAGAAGACTCTATGGAGCACTATACAGCGTGGACATCCACACGGACCCATCAAGATGTGGTAAAGAGAATTGCTAAAGAAGTACAGAAAACAGTCAATACACTCTCTGGATTTATGAAGACCCTGAAAGTAGTCCGAAAACTCCTTCTGATGGATGAGTTGGAACTTCCCAATCACGACTCACCGCAAGAATTGTTGAAAAAGATGGCTGGTTTCCAAACAAGCAAACCCGGCGTATTTCAAACGAAAGTACTTGAAGTGTTTGAAGTATGGAAAGCGGAAGATAAACCGGAACTCAGTTTGGCTCTACTCAACGCCCTTGACTCACTCCTTGTGCTGGACTTTAGCGAAACCGTTAGTGAAGGCGGTGGTTTGAAGTTCGGTTGGCACCATCTAAAATATACACCCGAACTAACTCGCCTCAGAGCGACAGCAATTGACTTAATTGAGCATTGCCTAAGAACGTCTCAGCATAGTCCCGTCAGGGCAGAGGCGATAGGCTCTATCAGTCGAGCGATAAATCCTTTCGAGAGTCCGTTTCGACAGGGAATCTCAGGAGAGGAGCAGGCTTTATTGCAAAAAGAACAGGCGCGACTCTTCAACATATTAACCGATCAAATCTCAAGAGAGCGAGATTTTACTGTTCTCAATGCAATAGATGGATGCCTCGGTGGATACGCAGAAAACAGATATGTAGACGGTTTTCCGAAAGAGAGAGCAGCGGAGTTACTTGCGAAATTCCGTAAACATGAAAATTATGAGAGGTACTACTTTTATCGTCAATTTACTGGGAAATTCCGTGATTGGGACCTGAGTGAAAGCCCTGAAAAAACCCAAGCATTCCTGAGAAAATATCTCCAGAAATATACACCCGCGAAACTCTCAAGACTAATGCGGGAATGTATAGAGATTGCTGAACAAGATAAAGAATATCAAAGTACTAGAGATAGCATCTGGTCAGAAAAAGGGTGGAATCCTGGAAGCGCGACATCGCTGCTTCTATCTATCGGTGAACTTAACCCCTCCTACGGTTCCGATTTATTGGACCACATTGTTGCTTGGCAGACAGAGGAATCACACTGTGCCTCGGGGCTGCTCAGTGGTATTCGCTATGTCAACAAAGATAAAGGGAACGAAGCAACTCAACGCCTTTTGGATCAGAACACTATCTTTACCAAACGCATTGTTGCAAGAAGTTATTTCTGGAGAAGTAAAACGGAGCATTGTATTGGTGAAGAAGACCTGTCCATTTTAGACAAATTGTCTGAAACACTAGATCCGCAATTGCGATTATATATAGCCGAAAGTCTTCCGAATTTCTATGGTGTGGATACGGATGCTGTTCTTGAGATTTTGGTGAAACTATCAAGTAATGAATCATCTCTGGTTATGAGACAAGTCCTCCACGCGCTCACCAGTAGAGAACTTAAATTCTCCCCACAAAACCACTTAGAAAAGTACAAGCAGGTGATTCTTAATTGTGTGCGTTTGGAACGTCTTGATTACGGTCCCGAACAGATACTCCACACTATTTTCAGGTACGATCCAATCTGGGTCATTAAATTCCTTGAGAAGCGAATTACTTACAAAGAAAACGAATCTAAACGCTACGCTTCATTTTCGGATCGTCCATCAGAATTGTTGAAATTTGATGCGATCCCACATCGGCCCCACCATCTGTTCGAGGATGTGGACTGGAATGATCAAAATACGATGGCAGCTTTGAAGCGCGTGAGAGATTGGGTTCTTGGAACTTCACATCTCTTGAGATTTGAGGCTTCTGGATTGCTTGCATCTATGATCGGTGGAAACGACCCGCGCAGGGACAGGGTTAAAATTAATAGAGCAATGCAGAAACTCCTTGAGGAATGGATAGACTCAGAAGATGTAAAACTTATGCGGAAGACCGCTTATCTGATGCGGGATTTTGACCCAGATGATATCTTTTATTCCCTTGCAGAGTCAATGCTCATAAAAAGTGAGGGTAACCCGCATGTGCAGGACAATATAACTATCGCGATTTGTAGTGGGGCACATTCAAGGACTCATGGAGAACCCTCCCCTCAACTTGAGAAACGAATTGCGGATCTCAAGGCACTGCGCGAAGGAACACAGTCCTCAATTGTTTCTCAGTTTGCCGATCGCCTCATAGAGAGCACGAAACGAGAAATCCAAGAACAATTACAAAAAGATGAAGAATTCCTTGAAGGGGAAGAATGGTAAACCTGACACACGAAAACAGCCTCCTTCAGGAAATTAACAACCTTTCTGCAAGTGGAAAAATCGGAGACTCTGTAGCGTTAACAGCATTAACTGGGCAAAGTTCTGGCTCAAAGTTAACAGCACAAGCAGCTGAATCTGAAATTCAGAAGTTGATTCCAACAATTCGACAAAGGCTTAGTGCTGCCAAATTTTATCTTGATGCAATAGAAAACATGAATTATGCTCCCTATCTGGAAAGACGATCTTCTTTGTCTGAAGATCAAAAACCCTTGATTGATTTCTCTGATATTGATCTCTATGTTCAGATTAACTTATTGAACCCTGATGCCTTTCCATTGGTTGTTTTCATTCTACTGAATGGATTCTTTTCCAATTTGGTTAGTTTGGAGGACTGTGTGGCAAAGATAATTAGTGTACTTTATGACTTACCCATGGACGATAAACCTGGGTACATACGTAAAGCATTAAATAATAAAATGCCGAATGGAAAGTTGACTCTAAATTTACGCGCTTTTCACGCTATAGATCAGAACGAAAAATTGGATCCAACAGGTTCTCCGTTCAATATCGCAAGCGAAATTAGACACCAGTTAATACATGGCGATATAGCGGAAATAGTGTTTTTTCCATCTTGGTCCCTCCTTGGTTTTCCCTCAGATATTGATTTATATTTCAACAACTCATTCTTTCCGGATGGCACTGTCCCCAAGTATAGGGATACTGAAATGATTGTATTTTGCGAAGATGTTTATAAAAAAACAGTTGATTTTGTAAATGAGTGTTACAAATTAATCTGTGACGACCTTCAACGCAATGGTGCTTTTCCAGTCTAATAATTTTTTTGATTTTTGATCATGAAGAGGGGACGCATTACCAGTCAAAAATAAAAATCAGATGGATATAATGAAAACAAGACCTCTATTTCTCAGCTGCTTATTTTTCATCTTTGTCCTATTCTTGCCGAGCGCGTCTGCCCAACATTATACTAAGTGGGGTTTACCCGAAGGTGCTACAGCACGTCTGGGTAAAGGCAGTATAACTGATATTGCGTATTCCCCCGAGGGCAGTCGTTTAGCGGTGGCAGGTTCGATTGGCGTTTGGATCTATGATGCTCGGACAGGCAAAGAATTAGCCTTACTCACAGGGCATACAGGGACGGTCTTTAGCGTGTCGCTCAGTCCGGATGGTAGCACACTCGCAAGTGGGGCGCAGGATAGCACTATCCGTCTCTGGGATGTCAGCACAGGTCGGCATCTACAAACCCTCACAGGACATACGGATTTTGTCAATAGCGTCTCGTTTAGTCCGGATGGAAATACTATCGCAAGTGGGGGGCGGGATAAGATTATTCGTCTGTGGGACCCTCACACCGGCAAGCATAAACAAACGTCCACGGGACATCTGGGTTTTGTCAGAATCGTCTCGTTTAGTCCGGATGGAAACACTATCGCAAGTGGGAATGATGAAGGAATTTGTTTGTGGGATGCTAACACGGGGAGACACATAAGAACCCTACGTACGGGCTTTGTCAATAGTGTGTCGTTCAGTCCAGATGGCGAAATGTTGGCAAGTAGTGAGGGACTATATGATAAAACAATTCGTCTGTGGGATGTCAACACAGGGGTGAACCTCCGCATACTCACGGGAGATGCAGTTAGCGTAGCGTTCAGTCCGGATGGTGAGACGCTGGCAACTGGGAGTCGTAGAGAAATCCGTCTATGGGATGCGCGCACTGGTAGACATCAGCAAACCCTCAAAGGGCATACCGGTTGGGTCAGTAGTGTAGTGTTCAGTTCGGATGGTGAGACGCTGGCAAGTAGGAGTGAGGATGGTACTATCCGTCTGTGGGATGTAAATACATGGACACACCTCCGCACGCTCACAGGACATACGTTTGATGTCAGTAGTGTAGCTTTCAGTCCTAATGGAAACACTATCGCAAGTAAGAATTTTAAAAACATCTATCTATGGGATGCGCGCACTGGTAGACATCAGCAAATCCTCAAAGGCTCTTTGGGCGACAGCGTAGTGTTCAGTCCTGATGGAAACACACTCGCAGGTGGGGGTTGTCTATGGGATGCGCACACTGGCAGGCTCAAAGATATTATGGGTGTAGGCGACGGTTTAGTGTTCAGTCCTGATGGAAACACACTCGCAAATGTGGTTTCTACAAACATCTATCTACGGGATGCCCATACTGGCAGATATCAGCAAACCCTCACAGGACATACGTTTGATGTCAATAGTGTATCGTTCAGTCCGGATGGTGAGACGCTGGCAAGTGGGAGTGAGGATGGCACTATCCGTCTATGGGACGCACGCACTGGCAAACATCAGAAAACGCTCAAAAAAGATCTTATGATTCGGGTCTATAGCGTTTCGTTCAGTCC
Above is a window of Candidatus Poribacteria bacterium DNA encoding:
- a CDS encoding trypsin-like peptidase domain-containing protein; its protein translation is MKTRPLFLSCLFFIFVLFLPSASAQHYTKWGLPEGATARLGKGSITDIAYSPEGSRLAVAGSIGVWIYDARTGKELALLTGHTGTVFSVSLSPDGSTLASGAQDSTIRLWDVSTGRHLQTLTGHTDFVNSVSFSPDGNTIASGGRDKIIRLWDPHTGKHKQTSTGHLGFVRIVSFSPDGNTIASGNDEGICLWDANTGRHIRTLRTGFVNSVSFSPDGEMLASSEGLYDKTIRLWDVNTGVNLRILTGDAVSVAFSPDGETLATGSRREIRLWDARTGRHQQTLKGHTGWVSSVVFSSDGETLASRSEDGTIRLWDVNTWTHLRTLTGHTFDVSSVAFSPNGNTIASKNFKNIYLWDARTGRHQQILKGSLGDSVVFSPDGNTLAGGGCLWDAHTGRLKDIMGVGDGLVFSPDGNTLANVVSTNIYLRDAHTGRYQQTLTGHTFDVNSVSFSPDGETLASGSEDGTIRLWDARTGKHQKTLKKDLMIRVYSVSFSPDGNTLASGDYTRIDLWDARTGRHQRTLKGHNSKVYSVLFSPDGNTLASGGGFDDGTLRVWDARTGRLQRTLEGHAAGSVLNSVAFSPDGNMIASGSSDGTILLWDVSPVPTTGGKSTPVPTAPQTPQKIAEIALASTVLIVMEDSNSQPLNSGSGFFIGAGLIATNLHVVKDGFKGYVKRVGMNTRYPVKIVVPDSRQDLAILRVSDVEAPSLALGNSDIVKTGDPIYAVGNPAGFLEGTFTEGNVSGIREFRIGSKRIQISAPISEGSSGGPVLNNKAEVIGVAVSTFRGGQNLNFAVPSNYLKKLLDKVSKQR